A section of the Flavobacterium ardleyense genome encodes:
- a CDS encoding bile acid:sodium symporter family protein: MKFKIDPFILAIVITVVLAYLFPQYGSHSSTIDLDLIASIGISLIFFFYGLKLSPEKMKSGLKNWRLHILVQASTFIIFPLIVLIFYPLVDSEQNKNLWLAFFFLAALPSTVSSSVVMVSIAKGNIPAAIFNASISGIIGIIITPLWMGFFLNNADTDFELGAIYIKLITEVLLPVILGLFLHRYLGIFATKYKTFLTTFDKSVILLIIYKSFATSFDENIFATLKPSNLVVMVICVVILFYVMYFITGFLSKKLGFNLQDRITAQFCGTKKSLIHGTIFSKILFQNAATMGIILLPLMLFHGFQIFIISIIANKFGTSASDD, from the coding sequence ATGAAGTTTAAAATTGATCCTTTTATTCTTGCCATAGTAATCACCGTTGTACTCGCTTATCTCTTTCCGCAATACGGAAGTCATTCTAGCACTATAGATTTAGATTTGATCGCGAGTATTGGAATCTCGTTGATTTTCTTTTTTTACGGACTTAAACTCAGCCCCGAAAAAATGAAAAGCGGTCTGAAAAATTGGAGATTACACATTCTAGTTCAAGCATCAACCTTTATAATTTTTCCTTTAATCGTTCTTATATTCTATCCACTTGTAGATTCAGAGCAAAACAAAAATCTGTGGTTAGCATTTTTCTTCTTAGCTGCCCTCCCATCTACCGTTTCCTCTTCTGTTGTAATGGTATCAATCGCCAAAGGAAATATACCCGCAGCAATTTTTAACGCCAGCATTTCCGGTATAATCGGAATCATCATCACTCCCTTATGGATGGGATTCTTTCTGAACAACGCCGACACTGATTTCGAATTAGGAGCGATCTACATCAAACTAATTACCGAAGTCTTACTTCCCGTTATCCTCGGACTTTTCCTGCACCGCTACTTAGGAATATTCGCCACCAAGTATAAAACTTTTCTAACCACCTTTGATAAATCGGTCATCCTATTAATCATTTATAAAAGCTTTGCTACCTCTTTTGACGAAAACATCTTTGCCACTTTAAAGCCGTCAAACCTAGTAGTAATGGTAATATGTGTGGTAATTTTATTTTATGTGATGTATTTTATTACCGGCTTCTTAAGCAAGAAACTTGGCTTTAATCTGCAAGATAGAATCACCGCTCAGTTCTGTGGTACCAAAAAATCATTAATTCACGGAACCATATTCTCCAAAATTCTATTTCAAAATGCCGCCACAATGGGAATCATTCTACTTCCCTTAATGCTCTTCCACGGTTTCCAAATATTCATTATCAGTATAATCGCCAACAAATTTGGAACTTCAGCTTCAGATGACTAA
- a CDS encoding outer membrane beta-barrel protein yields MSKFIRLSIIGSLLLMGSSAAIAQEFYVRGGVGLHGESGKTEYNNADPNGLTNIQQSTDVTINADGTTRVKSLNGTLGSGFKANITGGYMFNKYVGAEIGFNYFDGDKKTIGKLSTPEINSSAVAYLRGLDIMPAILITPGFDKLNPYARIGALLTGAGKLTIESDVFAKDAAGPGTDVKVQALTEVTAKFSVGFAGAVGATYPIGKNLSVFGEIEFKNFSIKSKSAEIKEYVTTGINGSNTFLIPGQQLADLPQSEKNFEFSDEYSGTVQGDDPNKPRTIPTQFVNASGVGVNVGIRYSFGK; encoded by the coding sequence ATGTCAAAATTTATTAGATTATCAATCATTGGTTCGCTTTTGCTTATGGGCAGCAGTGCTGCAATTGCTCAGGAATTTTACGTTCGCGGTGGAGTTGGACTTCACGGCGAATCTGGAAAAACTGAATATAATAATGCCGATCCAAATGGTCTAACTAATATTCAGCAATCCACAGATGTTACCATTAATGCCGATGGTACAACTCGTGTCAAGTCTTTAAACGGAACTTTAGGAAGTGGGTTTAAAGCAAACATTACTGGAGGATACATGTTTAATAAATATGTGGGCGCTGAAATTGGTTTTAATTATTTTGATGGCGATAAGAAAACCATCGGAAAACTCAGTACTCCTGAAATCAATTCGTCTGCTGTTGCCTATTTAAGAGGTCTTGATATTATGCCTGCAATCTTGATTACGCCTGGTTTTGATAAACTAAATCCATACGCGCGAATTGGTGCTTTGCTTACGGGTGCTGGAAAATTAACCATCGAAAGTGATGTTTTTGCAAAAGATGCTGCTGGGCCAGGGACTGATGTAAAAGTACAAGCACTTACAGAAGTTACGGCAAAATTTAGTGTAGGATTTGCAGGAGCCGTAGGAGCGACCTATCCAATCGGAAAAAATCTTTCTGTATTTGGCGAAATAGAATTCAAAAACTTTAGCATAAAAAGCAAATCGGCCGAAATTAAAGAATATGTTACCACAGGAATTAATGGCAGTAATACCTTTTTAATTCCTGGGCAGCAACTTGCAGATCTTCCTCAGAGCGAAAAGAACTTCGAATTTTCTGATGAATATAGCGGGACAGTGCAAGGAGATGATCCAAATAAGCCGCGAACTATTCCAACTCAATTTGTCAATGCAAGTGGAGTAGGAGTGAATGTGGGAATTAGGTATAGTTTTGGAAAATAA
- a CDS encoding HNH endonuclease: MQNTVARSLCINHYGFKCQVCEFDFEKKFGEIGKNFIHVHHVVDISTIGSEYELDPIVDLKPVCPNCHAVLHKKRPSYNINELKSFIIN; this comes from the coding sequence ATCCAGAATACAGTTGCTAGAAGTTTATGTATAAATCATTATGGGTTTAAATGTCAGGTTTGCGAATTTGATTTTGAAAAGAAGTTTGGTGAAATTGGAAAAAATTTTATTCATGTTCATCACGTAGTAGATATTTCTACAATTGGTTCTGAGTATGAATTAGATCCTATTGTAGATTTAAAACCGGTTTGTCCAAATTGTCATGCAGTGCTGCATAAAAAGAGACCATCATATAATATTAATGAACTAAAGTCTTTTATTATTAACTAG
- a CDS encoding GLPGLI family protein yields MKNIFFSLLFTALTIPAIAQEFQGTATYQSKTNTSEWMDKISGNSQITPDMQKMIEDRMKKMSEKTFILNFGKSNSIYKEEEKLDAPGTDGGSRRMMASVMGGGGTYYKDIKDKKFIVDREFMGKEFLVQDSLPKYDWKMESESRMIDGYTCYKATAIKAVDKSDFRNMGFKKEDKKEADKKASTSNSNIIDMLEMPDNVAITAWYAPEIPVSQGPESYYGLPGLILEINDGKTVILCSKIVLNPKEKVVIKAPTKGKTVSEKEYNKIVLEKMEELKQMNAAPGGFRMGR; encoded by the coding sequence ATGAAAAACATATTTTTCTCTCTCCTATTTACTGCGTTAACAATTCCTGCAATTGCGCAGGAATTTCAAGGAACCGCTACTTACCAATCAAAAACGAATACTTCTGAATGGATGGATAAAATCTCTGGAAACAGTCAGATTACTCCCGATATGCAAAAGATGATCGAAGATCGAATGAAGAAAATGTCCGAAAAGACTTTTATTCTAAATTTTGGAAAAAGTAATTCTATTTATAAAGAAGAAGAAAAATTGGATGCTCCCGGCACCGATGGTGGAAGCCGCAGAATGATGGCATCGGTTATGGGTGGCGGCGGAACGTATTATAAAGATATCAAAGACAAAAAGTTCATTGTTGATCGTGAATTTATGGGAAAAGAATTTCTAGTTCAGGACTCATTGCCAAAATACGATTGGAAAATGGAAAGCGAATCTCGAATGATCGACGGTTACACTTGCTATAAAGCTACTGCGATAAAAGCGGTGGATAAATCTGATTTTAGAAATATGGGTTTCAAAAAAGAAGATAAAAAGGAAGCGGATAAGAAAGCTTCAACTAGTAATTCAAACATCATCGATATGTTGGAAATGCCCGACAATGTAGCCATTACTGCTTGGTATGCACCAGAAATTCCGGTGAGTCAAGGGCCAGAAAGTTATTATGGACTTCCAGGATTAATTTTGGAAATCAATGACGGAAAAACGGTAATTCTTTGCTCAAAAATCGTTTTAAATCCTAAAGAGAAAGTAGTCATCAAAGCGCCAACAAAAGGTAAAACTGTTTCAGAAAAAGAATATAACAAAATCGTACTGGAAAAAATGGAAGAATTAAAGCAGATGAATGCTGCTCCAGGAGGATTTAGAATGGGAAGATAA
- a CDS encoding DUF1810 domain-containing protein: MEYNFNRFLTEHDKDYATALSEVKSAKTTSRWMWYIFPQINGLGQSETSKIYAIHNLKEAREYVKHPVLGTHLIEISEALLDLETNDAYSIFGKPYDKKLHSCMTLFDQVSGNTVFEKVLCKYFGGKFDQKTLELIAINED, translated from the coding sequence ATGGAATATAATTTCAACCGCTTTCTAACTGAGCACGATAAGGACTATGCAACTGCTCTTTCAGAAGTAAAATCAGCTAAGACAACATCGCGTTGGATGTGGTATATTTTTCCACAAATAAATGGCTTGGGTCAAAGTGAAACTTCCAAAATCTACGCAATTCACAATTTGAAGGAAGCTAGAGAGTATGTTAAACATCCTGTTTTAGGAACTCATCTCATCGAAATTTCCGAAGCTTTATTAGATCTTGAAACCAATGATGCTTACTCGATCTTTGGAAAACCCTACGATAAAAAATTACATTCTTGTATGACATTATTTGATCAAGTTAGCGGCAACACTGTTTTTGAAAAAGTTCTTTGTAAATACTTTGGTGGAAAATTTGATCAAAAAACTTTGGAGTTGATTGCTATCAATGAAGATTAA
- a CDS encoding KTSC domain-containing protein has translation MKKIVEFRKLLNVDKTVELKELKTIYRNAMKECHPDKFTGDADGLHAAEEKSKSVIEAYHQLVSINPATIEQLRPEYNETVATATITDYKFENSRLIVNFSNGSVYEYISLPKATYQKMVNADSPGRFAKRHIFNAFPYRKVSNQE, from the coding sequence ATGAAGAAAATTGTTGAATTCCGTAAGTTATTAAATGTTGACAAAACGGTTGAATTAAAAGAGTTAAAAACAATCTACCGCAATGCAATGAAAGAATGTCATCCTGATAAATTTACAGGTGATGCAGATGGTCTTCATGCAGCAGAAGAAAAAAGTAAAAGCGTTATTGAAGCATACCACCAATTGGTAAGCATCAATCCTGCTACAATTGAGCAATTGCGTCCTGAATATAACGAAACTGTTGCAACGGCAACGATTACCGATTATAAATTTGAAAATAGTAGACTAATTGTAAATTTTTCTAACGGAAGTGTTTACGAATACATTAGTTTGCCAAAGGCTACGTACCAGAAAATGGTAAATGCAGATTCTCCGGGTCGTTTTGCGAAACGTCACATTTTTAATGCATTTCCTTACAGAAAGGTCAGCAATCAAGAATAA
- a CDS encoding YciE/YciF ferroxidase family protein, translating into MQFNIQPLRSKDEITALRSLYEGYLKSIYWSENEMITILTGLFEEVRSDEIVNIFQQHLNTKYAHIKSIQTICESTGIVAEMKVFESIKCLCDEISFITRNTSRGVVRDAAYIVLIQHIVHSQIASYGTLKAFAITLKEEEEEIVDVFDMHLMDEKLFDLNLSNIAEAYVNEEAANKEF; encoded by the coding sequence ATGCAATTTAATATCCAACCTTTGCGATCGAAAGATGAGATTACAGCTTTACGATCTCTTTATGAAGGATATCTAAAAAGTATTTACTGGTCAGAAAACGAAATGATTACTATTCTGACTGGTCTATTTGAAGAAGTTCGTTCGGATGAAATTGTAAATATTTTTCAGCAACATCTCAATACAAAGTATGCTCACATAAAATCGATTCAAACTATATGTGAAAGTACTGGAATTGTAGCAGAGATGAAGGTTTTCGAGTCAATTAAATGTCTATGCGACGAAATTTCTTTTATCACAAGAAATACAAGTCGCGGAGTGGTTCGAGATGCTGCTTATATAGTGTTGATTCAGCATATTGTACATTCACAAATTGCCTCATACGGGACATTAAAAGCTTTTGCAATTACTCTTAAAGAGGAAGAAGAAGAGATTGTGGATGTTTTTGACATGCATTTGATGGATGAGAAACTTTTTGACCTAAATTTATCTAATATAGCCGAAGCTTATGTAAATGAGGAAGCGGCAAATAAAGAATTTTAG
- a CDS encoding PEGA domain-containing protein, whose protein sequence is MKNALVCCSLALLVLTSSCATIISGTTQKINFASTPPAAGIFIDELQVGITPKELELERKREYHVMIKMDGYTTYETKLTKKFNAWYLANIALGGIIGLIVDPITGAMYKLTPKQIDAELTKGVAFNKKNGEVYIAVALEIDPSWQKVAQLEAAK, encoded by the coding sequence ATGAAAAATGCTTTAGTTTGCTGCTCGCTAGCATTACTAGTTTTAACTTCTAGCTGTGCTACAATTATTTCAGGCACAACTCAGAAAATCAATTTCGCCAGCACACCTCCTGCTGCAGGAATTTTTATCGATGAACTTCAAGTTGGAATTACTCCAAAAGAACTTGAACTTGAAAGAAAAAGAGAATACCACGTCATGATCAAAATGGACGGATATACTACCTACGAAACCAAATTAACAAAAAAGTTTAATGCCTGGTATCTTGCAAATATTGCTTTGGGAGGTATTATCGGGCTTATCGTTGATCCAATTACTGGTGCGATGTACAAATTGACTCCAAAGCAAATTGATGCTGAGTTGACAAAAGGTGTAGCCTTCAACAAGAAAAATGGAGAAGTTTATATCGCCGTAGCTTTAGAAATAGATCCTTCATGGCAAAAAGTTGCACAACTAGAAGCAGCAAAATAA
- a CDS encoding sulfite exporter TauE/SafE family protein: MIEVIGYIFAVIIGLILGLMGGGGSIITVPVLVYIMALNPVTATAYSLFIVGTTSAFGTIQNLKNKLVDIKTSLMFALPSLVGVYLSRKYVIPAIPETLLTVGEFELHKGMFLMVLFAIVMLLAAKSMLKTRAEEEILQTKPEATSTEIAISLFQVFLIGILVGLIGAGGGFLFIPMLVFITKLPMKTAVATSLFIIAINSLIGFIGDIGSTEIDWPFLLKFSFFSIIGIFLGIYLNKFINEKQLKKGFGYFVLLMSVVIFVKELFL; the protein is encoded by the coding sequence ATGATAGAAGTAATAGGATATATTTTTGCGGTAATAATTGGATTAATTCTGGGACTCATGGGCGGCGGCGGATCAATTATCACTGTTCCGGTGTTAGTTTACATTATGGCACTAAATCCTGTAACTGCAACCGCATATTCGCTATTTATTGTTGGTACAACCTCTGCTTTTGGTACAATTCAAAATCTTAAAAATAAGCTTGTCGATATTAAAACATCATTGATGTTTGCCCTACCGTCTTTGGTTGGAGTATACCTATCACGCAAGTATGTAATTCCAGCAATTCCCGAAACATTATTAACCGTAGGTGAATTTGAATTACATAAAGGAATGTTTTTGATGGTCCTATTTGCAATTGTAATGCTGCTTGCAGCCAAATCAATGTTGAAGACTCGTGCGGAGGAGGAAATATTACAAACCAAACCCGAGGCCACTTCAACTGAAATCGCAATCTCGCTTTTCCAAGTTTTTTTAATCGGAATTCTTGTCGGTTTGATCGGTGCTGGAGGAGGTTTCTTATTTATTCCAATGTTGGTTTTCATTACTAAATTGCCAATGAAAACGGCGGTTGCTACATCATTATTTATCATTGCAATCAATTCGCTCATCGGATTCATTGGTGATATTGGGTCGACTGAAATAGATTGGCCTTTCCTACTTAAATTTTCGTTCTTCTCGATTATCGGAATTTTCCTGGGAATATACCTCAATAAATTTATCAACGAAAAACAGCTTAAGAAAGGTTTTGGCTACTTTGTTCTACTAATGTCTGTGGTAATCTTCGTAAAAGAACTGTTTCTATAA
- a CDS encoding TlpA disulfide reductase family protein, which translates to MKKIFLLLSVSTLFFACNSKDSYSLTGTVKGMQDGKIILEKQDDAEAVAVDTAIIENGKFKFEGKIAEPAIYSLVLEGSQGRSFVILENGKINIEINKDSMFLNKISGTYNNEQLSEYNAIGMKIQKRLKDFETVNGEKMMTAQQNQDTVTIEGLRTEYGKIQSEMEQSTLKYIQEHPKAYVSLLLVEGMISNPNADAAKTKSLFDGLDSSLKSSAKGKKVATLMETSKGVAVGSPAPDFSAPNPEGKMVSLRESLGKVTIIDFWASWCGPCRQANPSLVALYKEFHDQGLNIVGVSLDKTADKWKEGIAADGLPWTQISNLKFWDDPIAATYNVKSIPNMFVLDENGIVVAKDLHGAELRARVATMLGAK; encoded by the coding sequence ATGAAAAAAATCTTTTTATTACTTTCTGTTTCGACACTTTTCTTTGCCTGCAATAGCAAAGATTCTTACTCTCTAACGGGAACAGTGAAGGGTATGCAGGATGGTAAAATTATCTTAGAAAAACAAGATGACGCAGAAGCAGTTGCCGTAGATACGGCGATAATTGAGAATGGGAAATTTAAATTTGAAGGTAAAATTGCCGAACCAGCGATCTACTCTTTGGTATTAGAAGGGTCTCAAGGAAGATCATTTGTGATTCTTGAGAACGGAAAAATCAATATTGAAATTAATAAAGATAGTATGTTCCTAAACAAAATCTCAGGAACCTATAACAATGAGCAACTTTCAGAATACAATGCTATCGGAATGAAAATTCAGAAAAGGCTTAAAGATTTTGAAACTGTAAATGGTGAGAAGATGATGACCGCTCAGCAAAATCAAGATACTGTAACCATCGAAGGGTTGAGAACCGAATACGGTAAAATCCAATCAGAAATGGAGCAATCTACTTTAAAATATATTCAAGAGCATCCAAAAGCATACGTTTCTTTATTGCTAGTAGAGGGAATGATTTCAAATCCAAATGCGGATGCGGCAAAAACAAAGTCTCTTTTTGATGGTCTTGACTCAAGCTTAAAGAGTAGTGCAAAAGGTAAAAAAGTCGCTACATTAATGGAGACTTCCAAAGGTGTTGCAGTTGGATCTCCGGCTCCAGATTTTTCTGCACCCAATCCAGAAGGCAAAATGGTATCACTAAGAGAGTCGTTGGGCAAAGTAACAATTATCGATTTTTGGGCATCATGGTGTGGTCCTTGTCGTCAGGCAAATCCAAGCCTAGTGGCACTTTACAAAGAATTTCACGATCAAGGTCTAAATATTGTTGGAGTTTCACTTGACAAAACTGCAGACAAATGGAAAGAAGGAATTGCTGCTGACGGACTTCCTTGGACACAGATTTCAAATCTTAAATTTTGGGATGATCCTATCGCGGCGACATACAATGTAAAGTCGATCCCTAATATGTTTGTTCTAGACGAAAACGGAATTGTAGTTGCAAAAGATCTGCATGGTGCCGAATTGAGAGCAAGAGTTGCTACTATGTTGGGCGCAAAATAG
- a CDS encoding GLPGLI family protein: MKNLIIVFSVVASLCSAPIVAQNFHGMAVFEVNTAGSGAMVTSTGLNPAQIAKMNELMKQSSTETYILNFNKSESYYEQEQKLAAPNNSESTMGFGSGIDRKVYKNIKDNLQLEEKEFMSKEFLVTDSLRNWNWQLTSETKKIGDYTCYKAVSITPVTDVEKENYEKAKALESAANTSILLTKAPQDKTFIAWYTTEIPIAQGPEYYWGLPGLILEATSEKTQILCSKIILNSKTSQKIKQPKKGKKVTSEEYKKIMRDKFETLKDANGIIQIKVD; this comes from the coding sequence ATGAAAAATTTAATTATTGTGTTTTCGGTAGTTGCAAGTTTATGCTCAGCGCCAATTGTGGCTCAGAATTTTCACGGGATGGCGGTCTTTGAAGTTAATACCGCGGGAAGTGGCGCGATGGTGACGAGTACTGGTCTAAATCCGGCACAGATAGCTAAAATGAACGAACTTATGAAACAATCTAGTACAGAAACGTACATTTTGAATTTTAATAAGTCGGAATCGTATTATGAACAAGAGCAAAAGCTTGCTGCTCCAAATAATTCTGAATCAACAATGGGTTTTGGAAGTGGAATTGATAGGAAAGTGTACAAAAACATAAAGGATAACTTACAGCTTGAAGAGAAAGAGTTTATGAGTAAAGAATTTTTAGTGACTGATTCCTTAAGGAATTGGAACTGGCAATTGACTTCTGAAACCAAGAAAATTGGAGATTACACTTGCTATAAAGCGGTGTCTATAACCCCAGTTACAGATGTAGAAAAAGAGAATTATGAAAAGGCGAAAGCTTTGGAATCAGCTGCAAATACGTCAATTTTACTGACGAAAGCACCTCAAGACAAAACTTTTATTGCTTGGTATACCACAGAAATTCCGATTGCGCAAGGGCCTGAATATTATTGGGGATTGCCGGGATTAATTCTAGAAGCAACTAGTGAAAAAACCCAAATACTTTGCTCAAAAATTATTTTAAATTCTAAAACCAGCCAAAAAATAAAGCAGCCAAAAAAGGGGAAAAAAGTCACAAGTGAGGAATATAAGAAAATTATGCGTGATAAATTTGAAACCTTGAAAGATGCCAATGGTATAATTCAAATTAAAGTTGACTAA
- a CDS encoding carboxypeptidase-like regulatory domain-containing protein has product MHKQIFIFLFSLVAFAANSQNIRFDGYVTDSGIVGLEMANVMAVNAENGVMEAYAITNDKGRFLLNLKPNSTYIVKVSYLGMKNKEVSVRTSTENITQNIMLEEGGFELDGVEIVREMPVSISGDTIIYNADSFKTGTERKLEDVLKKLPGVQVNADGEVEVEGKRVSKLMVEGKDFFDGDTKLGVKNIPADAIDKIQVLRNYNEVSALKGLGNDEESVAMNIKLKDGKKNFWFGDVSAGIGIGHEESRYIANPKLFYYNPKFSVGILSNFNNIGELPLTVQDYFKFSGGFKNMMRKGGTNFNVASNDLGISLMRNNRAKEIETQFGATNFSYNISKSWSLSGFGILSSSTTEMETESKVEILNTGVVEERKDVSLQNNNLGLFKLSSTYKPNTKLQFDYDVLMKISGQDENNALLRNVTAGGIQNSENIWTAKEQNPLSVNQNVSLYYTASDKNVFAFEMQHLYQDEDPFYNANLQSQPFDFIGYDGGQNRNNINQQRFVRTNKIDSKLDYYYMLTPKSNINVTLGNTYSHQNFDTNIFQILDNELVNSLAAAENSNDVRYIFNDAFLGLHYKFITGKFTFTPGFSVHNYSMLDDQNATENKKSFVKILPDVYALYQIKKSESLTYNFSLSNDFTDINQLAEGYVFSNYNSLFRGNRNLENATSQVHSLRYFKYNMFNFENIFAFANYSRRVDAIKTAAIFEGINQTSSPYQSNFADENFSANGQYGRSFLKNYKASASVGINWSKYNNIQNGEQITSESFTQNYTLKGSTNFKKMPNLELGYNLVINEYSNSTFYTQRPFAKLDYYFLNSFSLVTEYEFFHYKNEDKTVINNYDFLTASLIFKKPSSKWEYKISGTNLLNTKSLNDDSFTQFASRTSQYKVQPRYLIFGLSYNL; this is encoded by the coding sequence ATGCATAAGCAAATTTTTATTTTTCTATTTTCTCTAGTGGCATTTGCTGCAAATTCACAAAACATTCGCTTTGACGGTTATGTAACTGATTCGGGAATTGTAGGATTGGAAATGGCGAATGTGATGGCGGTAAATGCTGAAAATGGCGTGATGGAAGCCTATGCAATTACGAATGATAAAGGTCGATTTTTGCTAAATCTGAAACCTAACTCCACATATATCGTGAAAGTGAGCTATTTGGGAATGAAAAATAAGGAGGTTTCAGTTCGGACTTCTACCGAAAATATTACCCAGAATATTATGCTTGAAGAAGGCGGTTTTGAACTTGATGGTGTGGAAATCGTGCGCGAAATGCCAGTTTCAATTAGTGGAGATACCATAATTTACAACGCAGATTCTTTTAAAACAGGCACCGAGCGCAAACTTGAAGATGTTTTGAAAAAACTTCCAGGAGTGCAAGTAAACGCTGATGGCGAAGTTGAAGTTGAAGGTAAAAGAGTGAGCAAATTGATGGTGGAAGGGAAAGACTTTTTTGATGGTGACACAAAACTTGGTGTGAAAAATATTCCTGCAGATGCAATTGACAAAATTCAAGTTTTGCGAAATTACAATGAAGTAAGCGCTCTCAAAGGTTTGGGGAATGACGAGGAAAGTGTGGCGATGAATATTAAATTAAAGGACGGTAAAAAGAACTTTTGGTTTGGCGATGTCTCTGCGGGAATTGGGATCGGGCACGAGGAATCGCGTTACATTGCGAATCCAAAATTGTTTTATTATAATCCAAAATTTAGCGTTGGAATTCTGAGCAACTTTAATAATATTGGCGAATTGCCACTTACGGTGCAGGATTATTTTAAATTTAGCGGAGGATTCAAGAATATGATGCGGAAAGGTGGCACAAATTTCAATGTTGCGTCGAATGATTTGGGAATTTCGCTGATGCGAAATAACCGCGCCAAGGAAATTGAAACGCAGTTTGGAGCAACGAATTTCTCTTATAATATTTCGAAAAGCTGGAGTTTAAGTGGTTTCGGAATTCTATCCTCTTCTACAACCGAAATGGAAACGGAATCCAAAGTTGAGATTTTAAATACTGGAGTTGTGGAAGAGCGAAAAGATGTTTCACTTCAAAATAATAATCTGGGATTATTCAAATTGAGTTCAACTTATAAGCCAAATACTAAACTTCAATTTGATTATGATGTCTTGATGAAAATATCTGGTCAAGATGAAAATAATGCGCTGTTGCGAAATGTAACTGCAGGCGGAATTCAGAATTCAGAAAATATTTGGACTGCAAAAGAGCAGAATCCATTGTCGGTAAATCAGAATGTGAGTTTGTATTATACGGCAAGCGACAAAAATGTTTTTGCTTTTGAAATGCAGCATTTATATCAAGACGAAGATCCTTTTTATAATGCAAATCTTCAATCGCAACCGTTTGATTTTATTGGATATGACGGTGGACAAAATAGAAATAATATTAATCAACAACGTTTTGTAAGAACGAATAAAATCGATTCGAAACTTGATTATTATTATATGTTGACTCCAAAGAGCAATATCAATGTCACTCTTGGAAACACCTATTCTCATCAGAATTTTGATACGAATATTTTCCAAATTTTGGATAATGAGTTAGTTAACAGTCTTGCGGCAGCGGAAAATAGCAATGATGTTCGCTATATTTTTAATGATGCGTTTTTAGGCTTGCATTATAAATTTATAACCGGAAAATTCACTTTTACGCCCGGATTTAGCGTTCACAATTATTCGATGCTTGATGATCAGAATGCTACCGAAAACAAAAAGTCGTTCGTGAAAATTCTTCCAGATGTTTATGCTTTATACCAAATTAAGAAGTCTGAATCTTTGACCTACAATTTCAGTTTGAGCAATGATTTTACAGATATTAATCAACTTGCGGAAGGATATGTGTTTTCGAATTACAACAGTTTGTTTCGCGGAAATAGAAATTTAGAAAATGCCACTTCGCAAGTTCATTCTTTGAGATATTTCAAGTATAATATGTTTAATTTCGAAAATATTTTTGCGTTTGCAAATTACTCGAGAAGAGTTGATGCGATAAAAACAGCAGCAATTTTCGAAGGAATTAATCAAACATCTTCACCATATCAGTCTAATTTCGCAGATGAGAATTTCTCGGCAAATGGACAATACGGAAGATCTTTTTTAAAGAATTATAAAGCTTCTGCAAGTGTGGGAATCAACTGGTCGAAGTATAATAATATTCAGAATGGCGAACAGATAACTTCTGAGAGTTTTACACAGAATTACACTCTGAAAGGCTCGACCAACTTCAAGAAAATGCCAAATTTAGAATTGGGTTATAACTTAGTAATCAACGAATATAGCAATTCGACTTTCTACACTCAAAGACCATTTGCAAAACTTGACTATTATTTCTTAAATAGCTTTTCGCTAGTTACAGAATATGAATTTTTTCATTACAAAAACGAAGACAAAACCGTTATAAATAATTACGATTTTCTGACTGCTAGTTTAATTTTCAAAAAACCATCTAGCAAATGGGAATATAAAATTAGCGGAACCAATTTGCTGAATACAAAATCTCTGAACGATGATAGCTTTACGCAATTTGCGAGTAGAACATCGCAGTATAAAGTACAGCCAAGATATTTGATATTTGGGTTGAGTTATAATCTTTAG